In Pseudoalteromonas carrageenovora IAM 12662, the following proteins share a genomic window:
- a CDS encoding sensor histidine kinase — protein MLQKSLSKKLLTNVLSVYFLLTFVVTCGQVLAEYVNTKDYIRDELSTLQKTFSRSLTRAIWELNTKQTITTAEGLLAIPMIEGIIVRDDSGEIISQLGRSLDIHKLYNQQLVQEEVILEDTKSGLFGYTFPLIFEFSGRATQVGDVTLFSSREVVFSRIMVSIYFLIGNAMIKTTFLIILFLMAFRKLLTDPLAELTEQLENIELDELEGQHIEIETEEHNELKVMEHSFNNLIDKVVQYRKELEHTQKELIISNEKLDQHNIQLEQDVARKTSNLSQAMMDLQQQKYELEKQKIVLTEEIDLRRSTEQELISKQSESQRYIDELSLAQERLVGTEKMAALGGLVAGITHDINTPIGIGVTAISFLQERLNKLESAYTDKKLSPKALEEFINEAKQSTSLLTTNLDRASELIASFKQIAVDQASEAIRTINFKDYVNEVIRSLHPKLKKTSHTINLQCPDDLVLNLPAGAISQIFTNLIMNSLIHGFEGKENGLMDIKITSDETNLTIDYKDNGNGVTSEQLTKLFDPFFTTKRDQGGSGLGTHIMFNLVKQTLSGSIDATSEPGKGLRYYIQFPKNMAKPLSMFNQE, from the coding sequence ATGTTACAAAAAAGCCTTTCTAAGAAGTTGCTGACTAATGTTTTATCAGTCTATTTTTTGCTTACCTTTGTGGTGACTTGTGGCCAAGTACTTGCTGAATACGTCAATACTAAAGACTACATTCGAGATGAACTTAGCACCTTACAAAAAACCTTTAGTCGCAGCTTAACACGTGCCATTTGGGAGCTTAATACAAAGCAAACAATTACTACGGCAGAGGGCTTACTCGCAATTCCAATGATCGAAGGAATTATAGTGCGTGACGACAGTGGCGAAATAATTTCTCAACTGGGTCGCTCTTTAGATATACATAAATTGTATAACCAGCAATTAGTGCAAGAAGAAGTTATTTTAGAAGATACTAAATCTGGCTTATTTGGTTATACCTTCCCGCTTATTTTTGAATTTTCAGGGCGTGCCACTCAAGTTGGCGATGTTACTTTGTTTTCCAGCCGAGAAGTTGTTTTTAGCCGGATTATGGTTTCGATCTACTTTTTGATTGGTAATGCGATGATCAAAACTACATTTTTGATTATTTTATTTTTAATGGCATTTAGAAAACTGTTAACCGATCCTTTAGCTGAACTCACTGAGCAATTAGAAAACATCGAGCTTGATGAATTAGAAGGTCAACACATAGAAATTGAAACAGAAGAGCATAACGAACTTAAAGTTATGGAGCACTCATTCAATAACCTGATAGACAAAGTGGTGCAATACCGAAAAGAGCTAGAGCATACCCAAAAAGAACTTATTATTAGTAACGAAAAGCTCGATCAGCACAATATACAACTAGAACAAGACGTAGCGCGTAAAACATCTAACTTGAGCCAAGCAATGATGGACTTACAGCAGCAAAAATATGAGCTTGAAAAACAAAAAATAGTTCTCACCGAAGAAATTGATTTACGCCGAAGCACAGAGCAAGAACTAATTAGCAAACAAAGCGAATCACAACGTTATATAGATGAGCTAAGCCTAGCTCAAGAGCGTTTAGTTGGCACTGAAAAAATGGCAGCCTTAGGTGGTTTAGTAGCTGGTATAACGCACGATATAAATACGCCCATTGGTATTGGCGTTACTGCAATATCATTTTTACAAGAACGTTTAAATAAACTCGAAAGTGCCTATACCGATAAGAAACTCTCACCAAAAGCGCTTGAGGAGTTTATTAATGAAGCTAAACAAAGTACTAGCCTACTCACTACAAACCTTGATAGAGCATCTGAGCTAATTGCGAGCTTTAAACAAATTGCGGTTGATCAAGCCAGTGAGGCAATAAGAACCATCAACTTTAAAGATTACGTTAACGAAGTAATTCGCTCGCTGCATCCTAAACTTAAAAAAACATCCCACACAATTAACTTACAATGCCCAGATGATTTAGTGCTTAACTTACCTGCAGGTGCTATAAGTCAAATTTTTACCAACCTAATAATGAATTCACTGATTCATGGCTTTGAAGGCAAAGAAAATGGCCTTATGGATATAAAAATAACAAGTGATGAAACTAACTTAACCATTGATTACAAAGATAATGGTAACGGTGTTACTAGCGAGCAATTAACTAAGTTATTTGACCCATTTTTTACGACTAAGCGCGATCAAGGTGGTAGCGGCTTAGGTACGCACATAATGTTTAATTTAGTAAAACAAACATTAAGTGGCTCTATTGATGCCACAAGCGAGCCAGGTAAAGGTCTTCGCTATTACATTCAGTTCCCTAAAAACATGGCTAAACCCCTCTCTATGTTTAACCAAGAGTAA
- a CDS encoding response regulator gives MMKFSILVCDDSTVARRQVVRCLNDSLSAEIQQAVNGVQALALLREQHFDLICLDLTMPELDGVQVLETIKAEKIECFVLIISADIQEKMKVRVAQLGAIDFIEKPINKSKLKEILHKFGIH, from the coding sequence ATGATGAAATTTTCAATACTTGTATGTGATGATTCAACAGTTGCCCGTAGGCAAGTTGTGCGCTGTTTAAATGACAGTCTAAGTGCAGAGATTCAACAAGCAGTAAATGGTGTGCAGGCTTTAGCATTATTGCGAGAGCAACATTTTGACTTGATTTGTTTAGATTTAACAATGCCAGAACTAGACGGAGTGCAGGTACTCGAAACAATAAAAGCAGAAAAAATAGAGTGCTTTGTATTGATTATTTCAGCAGATATTCAAGAGAAAATGAAAGTAAGAGTAGCCCAGCTAGGCGCAATCGACTTTATTGAAAAACCCATTAATAAATCTAAATTAAAAGAAATATTGCATAAATTTGGCATTCATTAG